ATGGCCCTCAGGTGCTCCAGTATAGACCGTCCCTCCTGGCTGTCCAGGATCTCCAGGGCCTTCAGCGTCGCTGCGGCCTCCCCGGCGGAGATGGGGTTGGAGTAGATGTACATGGGAGCGTGCTCCCTGAGGTAGGTCACAACCGATTTGGAGGAGACGACGTATCCTCCGTTGACTCCGTAGGCCTTGCCCAGAGTCCCTATGAGTATATCCGCCCTTCCACCGGTGTACTCCTCGGTGCCCCTTCCGGTCTTGCCGAAGGCCCCTACTCCGTGGGAGTCGTCGACGACGAGAATGGCGTTCTCCGGGAAAAGGTGGTCGTGGCGACGGACCATTTCCTCTATCTCCTTAAGGGGAGCGTGGTCACCTCTCATGCTGAATATGCCGTCGGTGACCACGATGAGTCTCTTGGCGCCTTTGGCCTCCAGTATCCTGGTCTCAAGCTCGGACACGTCGTTGTGGCGGTAAACCGACTTTGAGACCGGTCGGGAAAGCCTGATGGCGTTTATGATGCAGTTGTGGTTGAGCTCATCGCTTATGACGGCAGTCTCTTTCGTTATAAGGGAGGTCAGGACGCCGTTTACGGTCATGTAGGCGGAGCTGAAGGCCATGGCCTCCTCCCTGCCGTGGAACGCCGCCAGCTTCTTCTCAAGATCCCTGTGAGGACGGAAGGTTCCGCTTATGAAGCGGACCGCTCCAGGGCCTACGCCGTAGCTGGTTGCCCCGTCCTCCTCGGCCTTGCGGAGGTCGTCTCTGAGGGTAAGGCCAAGGTATGAATTTGAGTTCATCCTGATGAAAGGCTTGTCGCCGTAGCCCTTGACGAAATACCTTGGGCCTCTGTCTCCCTCGGGCTTGGATACCTTTTCTATTATGAGCTCCTTGCCCTTTGCCCTTCCCGACTCCCTAAGTTCCGCCAGGTCCGACGATAAAGTCGCTTCCAGTCTGTCTATCATCGTTTAAGTCTCCTCTCCGATTAGAACGGGTCTAGCTAAGCTTGGCCCGGAGTTTCTCCAGCATATCGACGGTCATGGCCTCCATGTCGTACTTGGGGTTCCAGTCCCATTCCTCCCTGGCGGCTGTGTCGTCGATGGAGTTAGGCCAGGACTCGGCGATGGCCTGCCTCGCTGGGTCGACGTCGAAGTCCAGCTTGAACCCTGGCACGTGCTTCTCGATAGCTGCCGCCAACTGATTAGGCTCGAAGCTCATGGCTGTTATGTTGAAGCAGCACCTGTGGATCAGCCTGGAGGGGTCCGCCTCCATAAGGCCGATTACGCTGTCAAGGGCGTCGGGCATGTACATCATATCCATGTAGGTCCCGGGAGCTATAAAACTGGTGTAGCTGCCCTTTTTGACCGCGTCGTAGTAGATGTGTACGGCGTAGTCGGTGGTGCCCCCTCCAGGAGGTGTGTCGTAGGAGATAAGCCCTGGAAAGCGGACTCCTCTGGTGTCCAGACCGTACTTGTGGTTGTAGTAGTCGCAGAGGAGCTCTCCGGCGGTCTTCGCCACGCCGTATATGGTGTTTGGCCTCTGGATAGTGTCCTGAGGGGTCTTGTCCTGAGGGGTGGAAGGGCCGAAGGCAGCTATAGAGCTCGGGAAGAAGAAGGAGCAGTTCTCCTGCCTGGCCACCTCGAGGGCGTTGTAGACACCGTTTAAGTTGACCTCCCATCCGAGCTGAGGGTTCTTCTCCGCGTTGGCGGAGAGGATTCCCGCCAGGTGGAGCACGGTATCCGCCTTATGGGCCTTCACTATCTCGGCGAGCCTGGCTCCGTCCCTGACGTCGAGGATTTCAAAAGGACCTTCCCCGAGCCTCTCGGATCCCTCTTTCTTTACGTCGGTTGCCATCACCGCCGAGCTTCCGTACTCGTTTCTGAGCCTGTGGATAAGCTCCATACCTATCTGTCCCAATCCTCCGGTTACAACGATACGCTTCATATGTACTCCTCCTTGCGATAGGATTCACTTGTTTGGCCTGTGTAAGATTATCACGAAAAGGAGGGGAGAGACAGGCTCTCCCCTCACGGGCTTGCGATAACAGGGTTAGGTCTAGTCCCCCGTCCCCATAGCTGGCTCGGTGGCCTTAGCGGTTGACCCATTCCTACCTGTCAGCTTGTTGACCAGTATGGCTATAGCTCCGTCGCCGGTGACGTTGCAGGCGGTTCCGAAGCTGTCCTGGGCAAGGTAGAGGGCTATCATGAGAGATAGCATAGTCGGGCTGAAGTGGAGCATAGACTCCAGAACTCCCAGGGCTGCCATAACCGCTCCTCCTGGAACTCCCGGGGCCGCCACCATGCAGATGCCGAGCATCATGATGAAGGGGAACATGGCGGCGAAGGACACGTCCATACCGTGGAGCATCATGACGGCGATAGCACAGCTGGCCAGGGTTATGGTGCTTCCCGACAGGTGAATCGTGGCGCAGAGGGGAACAACGAAGTCCGCTACGTCCTCCCTGACACCGTTGGCCTTGGTCTGCTGAAGGGTCACCGGTATGGTCGCCGCAGAGGACTGGGTCCCTATGGCGGTGAAGTAGGCCGGAAGCATGTTCTTTATGGCCTTAAAGGGGTTCACTCCTGCCACCGATCCAGCGATAAAGTACTGTATGAGCAACATGGTCACGTGGAGGGCTATGATGACGGCGTAGACTTTGATGAACACCGACATTATGGTCTGGACCTCTCCTGCGTGGGTCATATTGGCGAATATACCGCAGATATGCAGAGGAAGCAAGGGTATGATTATGGACGAAATGAGTTTAGCTATAATAGCCTGGAACTCGTGCATTATCTCGTTCATCTTTTTCCCTTCGGTAACAGCCATGCCTATTCCTAAAGTGAAGGCCATGAGAAGGGCGGTCATTACTCCCATGAGGGCGGGCATTTCAACGACGAAGAACGGTGCTAGAAGGGCTTCCTCCGGGTTACCGTGGGAGGCTGCCTCGGATACCATTCCTCCAACTTGAAGGAGGTTGGGGAAAATCGAGCTGTCGACGAAAAAGGCCAATGTCCCAGCCAATATTGTAGAGCCGTAGGCTATGGCTACAGTTAGTCCCAGTGTTCTGCCGGCGTTCTTGCCTAGATCGCCTATTCCAGGGGCCACGAAACCCACTATGATAAGGGGAATACAGAAGCCGAGGAAGTTTCCGAACAGTCCGTTGAATGTGGCTAAAATCCTTACTACAGCCTCAGGGGTGAACTTACCGATAAGAATACCTGCAATAATGGCTATTATCAGCTTGGGAAGAAGTCCCAACTTTCCTTTTCCGCTCATGAGCAGTCCCTCCATGTACAAAATAGGATATGTTACTTTCCGTTCACGATCATATACCTTTTTGCGTGATGGAACTATCGGGCTGGAAGGACAAAGCCCTTCCTCTGAGGCTGATATTATCTAAGGTTTTAGGGAAGGTCACCGGTTAAAGGATATGAGCCCCTCTCTTATGGCGTACTTTACCAGTTCCGCCAGGTTGTCCAGGCCAAGCTTCTGCATTATATGTTGTCTGTGGGTGCCTACGGTCTTAGAGCTCAGGTGGAGCCTGTCTCCCACCTCCTTATTGGTCTTCCCCTCCGCCAGGAGCACCAGCACCTCCATCTCTCTAGGGGTCAGAGGCTCCCTCCGATCTGGAGACTTTATCGACGAGACGTACAGTTTCGCCACGATGTGGGAGATGCTAGGGCCCAGGTACATCTCGCCGCCTATGACCTTTCGGACCGCCTCCACCAACTCGGTGGAGGCGCAGTCTTTCAGCAAAAAGCCCAGAGCCCCTGCTTTAAGCATCTCCGCCACGAAGCTCCTGTCGGCGTACATCGACAGGGCGACCACCTTGGAGAGCCCCTGATCCACGATTCTCCTGGTGGCCTCTATGCCGTCCATATTGGGCATCATGACGTCCATCACGGTGATATCAGGGCGATGAACCTCGGCTAGCTCCAGGGCTTCGTTGCCGTCTCCCCCTTCCGCCACTACCGTCATATCCTCCTGCCGGTTCAGGAGCAGTTTCAGCCCCTCCCTCAGTATCTGGTGGTCGTCCGCCAGAAGGATCTTTATGGTCATTAGCTATCCCTCTCCTTTCTAAATGGAACAAAAAGCCTGACTGACGTGCCTTCCCCTGGAATAGACCTTATGACCATACGGCCTCCTAGGGATATTATCCTCTCCCTTAAGCTGAACAGGCCGAAGGACCGGTTATCCCGTCCTGTATGCTCTATGGCGGAGACGTCGAAACCCTGGCCGTCGTCGGATGCGGAAAGATACAGCCTGTTTTCCATGACCTTTGTCCGCACCGTCAAGGTGGAGGCTTTGGCGTGTTTCACCGTGTTCATCGCCAGCTCTCTGACCGCTCTGAAGAGAAATGCCTTCATATCGTCGTTCATCTCGGGGATCTCCCCGTCGGAGATCGACTTTATCGACAGGCCGTAATCCTCCTCAAACCTCTCTGACAGCCTCTCTATGGCGGGAAAAAAGCCGAACCTGTAGAGCACAGGGGTCCCTAGCTCGAAGGTCAGAGTTCTGGTCGATCTAATGGTCTGATCGAGCATGGAGGTTATAGATCCGATCTCCTCCTGAGAGGGCTTCCCCAGGGACTGAGCCAACATCTCCAGACGGAGCTTGGACAGAGCCAGGTTCTGGCCTATAGAGTCGTGGACCTCGGTGGCTATCTGACGTCTCTCCCTCTCCTCCGCCTCGGTCAGGGAGGTCGCTAAGGACCTGAGCCTCTCTCTGTGGAAAGCCTCGTGTCTTCTGGCCTGTTCGAGCTGGAGATTTTTCTCCGTCAGCTTGAGGTTCGATATCTCCGTCACCAGTCTCAGTTTTCTCTCGGTCTCCTTTTCCCTTATGTTCCTGCTGTAGACCATGGCAAAATAGGCCAGCGATCCCAGACAAAAAAGATATACTCCGTAAGCCAGAGGGGTTCTCCATAGAGGGGGAATTACGTCGATCTCCAGGACGGCCCCTTCCTCGTTCCATACCCCGTTATTGTTGGACCCTTTTACCCTGAAAAGGTATCTGCCGTCGGGCAGGTTGGTGTAGCTGGCGTCGTTTCTGTTTCCCGAGTGAATCCAGTCCTCGTCGAAGCCCTCCAGTATATATCGGTACTCGTTTGATTCCGGGGCGGTGTAGTCCAGTGCCGCAAAGTGGATAGTGATGTAGTTCTGCCTTTGGGTCAGGGTTACCCTCCTAAATCCCCTTGGGCTTCTGTCCATCGGGACGGGCTTACCGAAAACCGAAACCTCGTTGATCACCACCGGAGGGACGTGGTCGTTCTCGCTGATGTTGCCCGGATAGAAGCTGTTGCATCCCTTGGTCCCTCCGAAGTACATCTTGCCGAACCTATCTATCACCGCCGCCCCTCGGTTGAACTCCTTTCCCTGGAGACCGTCTCCAAGGGTGTAGTTCCGTATCTCTCCGGTCTTAGGGTCCAGCCTGGAAAGGCCGTTGTCGGTGCTGAGCCATAGCTGACCGTATCTATTCCTTAAAATACCCTTTACCACGTCTCCAGGAAGACCGTCCTCGGAAGTGTAGGCCCTCGATCTGCCCTCGCCGATCCACTGAAGTCCTAGGTCGGTGCCTATCCAGAGCTCTTTATCCCAGGAGAACAGACTGTGTATTCTGTCGCTGAGAGGGCCGTCTTTTAGATGGGAAGTCATGTTTATGCAGGACTCTCTGGAGGGGGATAGGGCAAATAGGCCGTCTCCGTCGGTGCCTAGCCAGAGGGTCCGAGATTCGTCCTCTATTATGGCGGTCACGTCGGAGCGAGATAGCCTTTTGTGTGCGAGAAAGGGAATTGCCCTGTCGCCGTGAAGGTAAAAAAGCCCTCTTGACGTGCCTATCCAGACCTTGCCCTCTTCGTCGGTCATAAGTGCTTTTACCGACGGAGGAGGGAGGATGGAGGGGAAGCGAATCTGTTCAAAGCGATCTCCGGTCTTTACGTCCAGACCTCCGTCGGTTCCCACCAAAAGGGTTTCATCGTCCAGCCTCAATAGGGACATGACCCTGTCGCTGGTGAGACTGTAAGGATCTATAGGATCGTGTCTCCAGTAGGAGATGGTCTCTTTCCTTCCGTCGATCTCCCTGAGGCCCCCGCCGTAGGTTCCCGCCCATAGAGGGCCGTCGTCGTCCTTCCACAGGGCCCTTACGTCCTCGCCGACCAATCCTCTTACGTTATAGGACCGGCTGTCGTATCTCTGAAAAGGCCTCTTTAGGTGGACCTTCTCTACGCCGTTGGAGAAGGAGCCAAACCAGATGACCCCCGTAAGATCGCCCATATGGATGGAGTTCCCCGTATCCCCCCATATGGAGAGAATAACGTTATCCCTGAGGCCATGGGGGGTGGAATTGTCTTGGCGATAGATGGACATAGATCTCGAATCGGGGTTAAACCGGACGATCCCCCCACCGTCGGTGCCTATCCAAAGCTCTCCGAAAATATCCTCGTAGATAGTCGATATAGATCTTTGCACTCCCCTGGGATACTCTAAAGGCTCAGGAGGGCTGAAATACCCGCCCTCTCGATTGAAGCTGTACAGTCGGCCTGCCCTGGTCCCTATCCAGAGCCTATGCCTGTGGTCCTCGAGGATCGCGGTCACCTCTCGGTCCTCCCTGGACACGAAGGGGAGGGTGTGTAGATGAAAACCGTCGATCCCCCCTTGATAGAGCCCTTTTTCCGTTCCTACCCATATGGTTTCCGATCGGTCGGAGGTGACGGTATTTACCGATTCCTCCGGTCCCCCTAGCTCTCGGTAACGGTGAAAACGGCGTTCCCTGAGGCTCATCCTCTCCAGGCCAGCTCTGGTACCGACCCACAGGCTATCCTTTCCGGCTATCTTAAGGGAGGTTATCCGATCGTCCAGAAGGCTTTGCTCGTCGCCAGGCACACCGGTGAATCTCTGAAACGACTCGGTCTCAAGGTCCATTCGGTTTAGGCCGGCCATGGTTCCTATCCATAGTTCTCCGTCAGGGCCCTCTACCACCGAAGTCACCGAGTTATCCGATATGCCGTCCTCCCTGTTCCATTTTCTCCTATATACCTTGAACTGATATCCGTCGTACCGGTTAAGTCCGCCGTCGGTGCCGAACCACATATATCCTCTGCTGTCCATGAGGATGGCTTTGACGGTGGTCTGAGACAGACCCTCCTGGAGGGATAGGTTTTCAAATATAATCTCGTCTTTAGCGGACCCGACGGAGGATATCAGGCTCAAGGTGAAAATCAGTATAGATATCAGCGTCCTTCTGGTCATAGCAGGGGACTGAAGAGTTTTGCTACGCTCTCCAGAGAACGGGTATAAACGGGCCTATCGCTCCATTCCTTAAGGTGAAGCCTTCTGGATTTTTTAAGGTAGTTCCCCTGTATATCGGTGAGGGCGTAGGCCTCCTCTTTACCGTAAAACACTAGGTTGATCTCGAAGTTCAGGGCGAATGATCGGATATCAAAATTGCTGGATCCGAAAAAGGCCAGTTCTCCGTCGACGGTCATCGTCTTTGCGTGGAGAAGGCCGTCGTCGAAGAGGTATATCTCTATTCCCATGTCCAGAAGCTCCTGGTAGTAGGACCTGGCGGCGTGTCCTACCAGAAACTGGTCGCTTCTGTGGGGCACTATCAGCTGAACCTTGACGCCTCTCAGGGCGGCGACCTCCAGGGCCTGAAGGAGGCTTTCGTCGGGGATAAGGTAGGGGGTGGTTATGATGACCTTTTCCCTGGCGTCGTGAAGGGCACTCACTATAAGCCTTTGATAGTTCTCCGTCTTATAGCTAGGGCCGCTGGGAACGGTCTGTACCGCTATAGGACCGCAGTTATCCGAGGGCATGGTCAGCCGATCTAAGTCCGGTATATCTCCGGTCTCGACGTACCAGTCCTCGAGAAAGACCGCCTGAAGCTGTCTCACAACCGGTCCCTCCAGCCTGATGGACAGATCCCTCCATATCAGGTCGCTGTGGCCGTAGCGAGGGTCTATCATGTTGTGAGACCCTGTGTAGGCAACCTCACCGTCCACTATGGCTAACTTACGGTGGTTCCTGAGGTCAAACCGGGCGGCGTGACGTCTGAATATGCTGGCGGGAAGTGCCTCGGTGACCTTGACGCCCTTCCTTATGAGCCACTCCAGATGCCCCTGCTTTGCCAGTTCGCTTGAGCCCACCGAGTCCACCATAAGTCGGCAGTCCAGCCCTCTCTCCGAAGCCCTCACCAACGCCTCTAAGACAGGGCCACCGACGTTATCGTCGGCGAAGATGTAATAGAGCAGATCGACGTGTCTGTTCGCTCTGTCTATATCGGAGACCAGCATGGCGGAAAGGTCTTTTGCCTCGGATATGAGCGTACCTTCGTTGCCTCCTACTATAGACATATGGCCTAAGGTCTCCGCCAGACCTGAAATGCGGTGTAGCGACGGAGGGAGGTCGGGCTGGGAGTAGCAGAGGGTCTTTTTGCACTTCAACCGGAGGTCCTTCATCTGTTTCAGAAGCTCAGCGTGTCTCTTCATCCTCTTTTGAGGAAGCAGGTTCGACCCTACCGCCAAATATATCAGAGTACAGGGCCAGGGCCAGAAAAATATCACCATAAGCCAGGCCATGGCCGCCGTCGGGGTGTGTCTCATAGGCACAATCGCCAGCATGACGAACCGAATTACCCAGGAGGAAACGCTGTGAAGTGCCAGTAGGACCAGCCAGAACTGGTGGTCAGCTAGAGAGTAGCCCATAGTTACTGTCTCTCCTTTCGGATTTCCGTATCTTAAGGTCACATACCAGAGGTAGGTGGTCGGATAGATAGGTGTTCGGCACGAAGAAGCCCTGCGGTTCTATGTCCTCGGACACCAGGATAAAATCCAGCTCTTTTCTGGGCCTTCTGCACGGGAAGGTGGGAATCCCGCTTTTATTCACCGTGGACATTCCCGCCTCTATCAGAGGGGAGAGCTCATCCGACCCTTTCAAGGTGTTGTAATCCCCCGCTAGTATCAGAGGTCCTTTTCTGGAGGTACATATCTCCTTAAGGGCCCCTATCTGATGCTCTCGGCTGGTTTTGCCTAGGGATAGGTGGACCAGGACCATCGAGAAATCATTAAACTCCACCTCTAAGGCGTTTCTCTTCATCCCTCTGCCTAGATCGTGGCAGTTCACCTTTAGAGGCGTAACTCTGGATATAACCGCGTTTCCCTGGCTCTTGAGTACCGGCAGTCGGGAGAGGTTATCCCTGTACTTAACGACAAAGTGACTCTCTCCTCCTACCGCCTTAGCTATCTCCTTGGCCTGGCAGATCCCAGCCTGTCGATAGGATCCGTTATCCGCCTCGACCAGTCCCACAAGGTCCGGCGATAGCCCCTGTAGGAAGGATTTTATAGACTCAAATCGCCTGTAAGACCGTCTCAGGCTCCCGGAAAAAGGAAAGGGCAGGTGGTAGGATAGCCCCGTTCCCGTACCGTATCTCACGTTGTATATAACAAGTCTCACCGATTATCATGTCCTCTCTAGGCAAGGATGGCTATCGTTTGGGCTTTAGCTCTCTCTATGATATGATTTAGGAACGATACTCATCTTATATCACGGATCATATGATAACGCTTTTATCGACAGGGGGTGGTGAGTTGTCCAAGAAAAAAAAGACGATTCTCTTGGTTGGAGGTCGGGCGATGGCGGTCGAGGACGAAAGGACCATCCTGGAGGCTATGGGCTACGACGTGATAACCGTAGAAAACGACCACAAAGCTCTGGCCCTTATGGAGGCGGAGATCGAAATCGATCTGGTCCTGCTTGCTTTCGACCTAGGCCCCGATGGGAACCCCTTTAAGCTGGCCGAAAGAATTCGGATGGAAAGAGGGATTCCTGTGGTGTTCTTGGCGGAACCTGGATCATCCCTTTCTGAAGGCTACGAACACCTGATAAAGGGATCGGACCGGACGGTCTTTAGCTCAACCATAGGGAAGTACCTCTCCGACGACCGGCCAGGAATAGTCTCCTCCGATAAAAAGGGCCTTTTTGAGGCACTGGTGGAACAGATCGACGATATAGTGGTGGTAAAAGACCTCGATCTCAGAATCGTCGCCACGAATCATTCGCTGGTGAAAGCCGCAGGGTGTACCTCTGTCTCCGATCTTCTGGGCAAGACCGACGATCAGATATTCGGTATTTCCGAGGATGAAGAGCCGGTGAGGAGCTATATGGCCGACGAAAGGCACGCTCAGACCCTCCCCCAGGGCCAGTATATCCTCAAAGAGGAGCCGATAGTCTATCCTGACGGTAGGACTCGCATCTTTCTGACCAAAAAGTATCCTATATACGATCCACATGGACGGATAATAGGGACGGGAAATATATCCAGGGATATCTCCGATAGAAAGGAGAGCGACAGGAGGATTCAGGCCCTTCTGGAGGAAAAGGAGCTGATCCTGAGGGAGTCGCACCACAGGATCAAAAACAACATGAACACCGTCATGAGCATTCTATCCCTCCACGCCTGGAGTCTTACGGACCCGGTCGCAGTAGGAGCCTTGAACGATGCCCGAAATCGGCTAAGTGCCATGGCCCTGCTCTACGATAGGCTCTACAGATCGGGGTCGGTGGAGTCTATGTCGATCAAAGACTACCTGCCTCCCCTTGTGGAGGATATAGTCGATACCTTCCCTCAGGGGAGCTGTATATCGACTCAGCTGGAGGTGGAGGACGTAATCCTACCTGCGGGGCTACTGTCCTCTTTGGGGATACTGATCAACGAGCTGGTTACCAACTCGATGAAATACGCCTTTGTATCCGGCGAAGGTTCTTTGAAGGTATCCGTTCGGAAAGGAGACCAGTCCCTTCGTGTGGAGGTATCCGACGATGGTCCAGGCTTCCCGGATAACTTCTGCTACGACGACCTGGAGAACTCCTCGGGCTTCGGTATGAGACTCATCTCCATGCTGGTCCGCCAGTTGAGAGGCTCCGTCACGATGAAAAACGACTCCGGTGCCATCTCGATCCTTGAAATCCCTTTTTCTTTCGATGGCGTTCAAAAAAATTAAATGTAAATATTTTTGTCGAATTTTATAAAGGTTGTTGACAGGAAACCAGATCCGGGGTAAACTGCTTTTGTCGCAGGGAAACGGTAGCGGCAAAAACATTTTTAGGAGGCAACACCTTGACTCGAGGAACTGTGAAATGGTTTAACGGCACTAAGGGCTATGGTTTCATCACTGGTGAGGACGGAAAGGATTACTTCGTTCACTTCAGCGCCATCAACGTAGACGGCTTCAAGACCCTGGATGAGGGTCAGGCCGTGACCTTCACCATCGAGAACGGTCAGAAGGGTCCCCAGGCTTCGAACGTTACGCCTGTTTAAACCTTTTCTTATCTGATCTCAAAAGCGACGACCTTCGGGTCGTCGCTTTGTTTTTATCTGCTGATCTTTTTTATCGTAGCATGTGCAGCATAAGGGCCTGAGGATATCCTCAGGCCCTTATGCTATCCGTAGAGGTGGCAGGATACCATGTGTCCTGGCTCGACCTCTATCTCATCAGGGGCTGTTTTTGAGCATATATCCATGGCCTTAGGGCATCGCCCGTGGAAGAAGCATCCCGACGGCAGGTCTATCGCCCCAGGTATCTCTCCCTCAAGGTTTTTGCCCTGCCTCATGGAGGTGCCCGATATCCTCGGTATAGCGGAGAACAGTGCCAGGGTGTAGGGATGGAGGGGATTGCCGAATATGTGGTCCTTGCTCCCCTTCTCAGCTATCTTTCCTAGGTACATTACCGCCAGGTTGTCGCTTATATGCTTTACCACCGAGAGATCGTGGGCTATGAACATATAGGAAAGAGAAAGCTCCTCCTTCAGGTCCATCATAAGGTTGAGTATTTGGGCCTGGATCGATACGTCCAGGGCGGAAACCGGCTCGTCCGCCACGATGAACTCCGGCTCCACTGCCAGTGCCCTCGCTATGCCTATCCTCTGCCTCTGCCCTCCGCTGAATTGGTGGGGATACCTGGACGCCTGCTCCGGCCTTATTCCCACCCTGCTGAGCAGCCCCATGGCCTTCTCCCTGGCCTCCTCCACCGACGATGCAGCCCTGTGAAATATCATGGGCTCGGTGAGGATGTCCACCACCCTCTGTCTCGGGTTCAGAGACGCGTAGGGGTCCTGAAAGATCATCTGCATCTTTTTCCGCAGAGGAAGCATCTCCTCCCTGGACAGGCCGGTGATATCCCTCCCGTCGTAGACGATTCTGCCCCCTTTGGGCTCTATGAGTTTTATGACAGTCCTGGCCACGGTGGACTTTCCGCAGCCCGACT
The genomic region above belongs to Dethiosulfovibrio salsuginis and contains:
- a CDS encoding L-threonine 3-dehydrogenase → MKRIVVTGGLGQIGMELIHRLRNEYGSSAVMATDVKKEGSERLGEGPFEILDVRDGARLAEIVKAHKADTVLHLAGILSANAEKNPQLGWEVNLNGVYNALEVARQENCSFFFPSSIAAFGPSTPQDKTPQDTIQRPNTIYGVAKTAGELLCDYYNHKYGLDTRGVRFPGLISYDTPPGGGTTDYAVHIYYDAVKKGSYTSFIAPGTYMDMMYMPDALDSVIGLMEADPSRLIHRCCFNITAMSFEPNQLAAAIEKHVPGFKLDFDVDPARQAIAESWPNSIDDTAAREEWDWNPKYDMEAMTVDMLEKLRAKLS
- a CDS encoding ligand-binding sensor domain-containing protein; the encoded protein is MTRRTLISILIFTLSLISSVGSAKDEIIFENLSLQEGLSQTTVKAILMDSRGYMWFGTDGGLNRYDGYQFKVYRRKWNREDGISDNSVTSVVEGPDGELWIGTMAGLNRMDLETESFQRFTGVPGDEQSLLDDRITSLKIAGKDSLWVGTRAGLERMSLRERRFHRYRELGGPEESVNTVTSDRSETIWVGTEKGLYQGGIDGFHLHTLPFVSREDREVTAILEDHRHRLWIGTRAGRLYSFNREGGYFSPPEPLEYPRGVQRSISTIYEDIFGELWIGTDGGGIVRFNPDSRSMSIYRQDNSTPHGLRDNVILSIWGDTGNSIHMGDLTGVIWFGSFSNGVEKVHLKRPFQRYDSRSYNVRGLVGEDVRALWKDDDGPLWAGTYGGGLREIDGRKETISYWRHDPIDPYSLTSDRVMSLLRLDDETLLVGTDGGLDVKTGDRFEQIRFPSILPPPSVKALMTDEEGKVWIGTSRGLFYLHGDRAIPFLAHKRLSRSDVTAIIEDESRTLWLGTDGDGLFALSPSRESCINMTSHLKDGPLSDRIHSLFSWDKELWIGTDLGLQWIGEGRSRAYTSEDGLPGDVVKGILRNRYGQLWLSTDNGLSRLDPKTGEIRNYTLGDGLQGKEFNRGAAVIDRFGKMYFGGTKGCNSFYPGNISENDHVPPVVINEVSVFGKPVPMDRSPRGFRRVTLTQRQNYITIHFAALDYTAPESNEYRYILEGFDEDWIHSGNRNDASYTNLPDGRYLFRVKGSNNNGVWNEEGAVLEIDVIPPLWRTPLAYGVYLFCLGSLAYFAMVYSRNIREKETERKLRLVTEISNLKLTEKNLQLEQARRHEAFHRERLRSLATSLTEAEERERRQIATEVHDSIGQNLALSKLRLEMLAQSLGKPSQEEIGSITSMLDQTIRSTRTLTFELGTPVLYRFGFFPAIERLSERFEEDYGLSIKSISDGEIPEMNDDMKAFLFRAVRELAMNTVKHAKASTLTVRTKVMENRLYLSASDDGQGFDVSAIEHTGRDNRSFGLFSLRERIISLGGRMVIRSIPGEGTSVRLFVPFRKERDS
- the cls gene encoding cardiolipin synthase: MGYSLADHQFWLVLLALHSVSSWVIRFVMLAIVPMRHTPTAAMAWLMVIFFWPWPCTLIYLAVGSNLLPQKRMKRHAELLKQMKDLRLKCKKTLCYSQPDLPPSLHRISGLAETLGHMSIVGGNEGTLISEAKDLSAMLVSDIDRANRHVDLLYYIFADDNVGGPVLEALVRASERGLDCRLMVDSVGSSELAKQGHLEWLIRKGVKVTEALPASIFRRHAARFDLRNHRKLAIVDGEVAYTGSHNMIDPRYGHSDLIWRDLSIRLEGPVVRQLQAVFLEDWYVETGDIPDLDRLTMPSDNCGPIAVQTVPSGPSYKTENYQRLIVSALHDAREKVIITTPYLIPDESLLQALEVAALRGVKVQLIVPHRSDQFLVGHAARSYYQELLDMGIEIYLFDDGLLHAKTMTVDGELAFFGSSNFDIRSFALNFEINLVFYGKEEAYALTDIQGNYLKKSRRLHLKEWSDRPVYTRSLESVAKLFSPLL
- a CDS encoding endonuclease/exonuclease/phosphatase family protein, which codes for MRLVIYNVRYGTGTGLSYHLPFPFSGSLRRSYRRFESIKSFLQGLSPDLVGLVEADNGSYRQAGICQAKEIAKAVGGESHFVVKYRDNLSRLPVLKSQGNAVISRVTPLKVNCHDLGRGMKRNALEVEFNDFSMVLVHLSLGKTSREHQIGALKEICTSRKGPLILAGDYNTLKGSDELSPLIEAGMSTVNKSGIPTFPCRRPRKELDFILVSEDIEPQGFFVPNTYLSDHLPLVCDLKIRKSERRDSNYGLLSS
- a CDS encoding aminotransferase class I/II-fold pyridoxal phosphate-dependent enzyme; the protein is MIDRLEATLSSDLAELRESGRAKGKELIIEKVSKPEGDRGPRYFVKGYGDKPFIRMNSNSYLGLTLRDDLRKAEEDGATSYGVGPGAVRFISGTFRPHRDLEKKLAAFHGREEAMAFSSAYMTVNGVLTSLITKETAVISDELNHNCIINAIRLSRPVSKSVYRHNDVSELETRILEAKGAKRLIVVTDGIFSMRGDHAPLKEIEEMVRRHDHLFPENAILVVDDSHGVGAFGKTGRGTEEYTGGRADILIGTLGKAYGVNGGYVVSSKSVVTYLREHAPMYIYSNPISAGEAAATLKALEILDSQEGRSILEHLRAMTSRFENGLKDLGFEVIEGEHPVVPLMVRDTDETSKLVSYLRENGVLATGLNYPVVPKGDEEIRFQIAGDHTASDIDSVLSTLKSYKESK
- a CDS encoding dicarboxylate/amino acid:cation symporter — protein: MSGKGKLGLLPKLIIAIIAGILIGKFTPEAVVRILATFNGLFGNFLGFCIPLIIVGFVAPGIGDLGKNAGRTLGLTVAIAYGSTILAGTLAFFVDSSIFPNLLQVGGMVSEAASHGNPEEALLAPFFVVEMPALMGVMTALLMAFTLGIGMAVTEGKKMNEIMHEFQAIIAKLISSIIIPLLPLHICGIFANMTHAGEVQTIMSVFIKVYAVIIALHVTMLLIQYFIAGSVAGVNPFKAIKNMLPAYFTAIGTQSSAATIPVTLQQTKANGVREDVADFVVPLCATIHLSGSTITLASCAIAVMMLHGMDVSFAAMFPFIMMLGICMVAAPGVPGGAVMAALGVLESMLHFSPTMLSLMIALYLAQDSFGTACNVTGDGAIAILVNKLTGRNGSTAKATEPAMGTGD
- a CDS encoding response regulator transcription factor is translated as MTIKILLADDHQILREGLKLLLNRQEDMTVVAEGGDGNEALELAEVHRPDITVMDVMMPNMDGIEATRRIVDQGLSKVVALSMYADRSFVAEMLKAGALGFLLKDCASTELVEAVRKVIGGEMYLGPSISHIVAKLYVSSIKSPDRREPLTPREMEVLVLLAEGKTNKEVGDRLHLSSKTVGTHRQHIMQKLGLDNLAELVKYAIREGLISFNR